From one Acinonyx jubatus isolate Ajub_Pintada_27869175 chromosome B1, VMU_Ajub_asm_v1.0, whole genome shotgun sequence genomic stretch:
- the RAPGEF2 gene encoding rap guanine nucleotide exchange factor 2 isoform X14 — MKPLAVPANHGVMGQQEKHSLPADFTKLHLTDSLHPQVTHVSSSHSGCSITSDSGSSSLSDIYQATESEAGDMDLSGLPETAVDSEDDDDEEDIERASDPLMSRDIVRDCLEKDPIDRTDDDIEQLLEFMHQLPAFANMTMSVRRELCAVMVFAVVERAGTIVLNDGEELDSWSVILNGSVEVTYPDGKAEILCMGNSFGVSPTMDKEYMKGVMRTKVDDCQFVCIAQQDYCRILNQVEKNMQKVEEEGEIVMVKEHRELDRTGTRKGHIVIKGTSERLTMHLVEEHSVVDPTFIEDFLLTYRTFLSSPMEVGKKLLEWFNDPSLRDKVTRVVLLWVNNHFNDFEGDPAMTRFLEEFENNLEREKMGGHLRLLNIACAAKAKRRLMTLTKPSREAPLPFILLGGSEKGFGIFVDSVDSGSKATEAGLKRGDQILEVNGQNFENIQLSKAMEILRNNTHLSITVKTNLFVFKELLTRLSEEKRNGAPHLPKIGDIKKASRYSIPDLAVDVEQVIGLEKVNKKSKANTVGGRNKLKKILDKTRISILPQKPYNDIGIGQSQDDSIVGLRQTKHIPTALPVSGTLSSSNPDLLQSHHRILDFSTTPDLPDQVLRVFKADQQSRYIMISKDTTAKEVVIQAIREFAVTATPDQYSLCEVSVTPEGVIKQRRLPDQLSKLADRIQLSGRYYLKNNMETETLCSDEDAQELLRESQISLLQLSTVEVATQLSMRNFELFRNIEPTEYIDDLFKLKSKTSCANLKKFEEVINQETFWVASEILRETNQLKRMKIIKHFIKIALHCRECKNFNSMFAIISGLNLAPVARLRTTWEKLPNKYEKLFQDLQDLFDPSRNMAKYRNVLNSQNLQPPIIPLFPVIKKDLTFLHEGNDSKVDGLVNFEKLRMIAKEIRHVGRMASVNMDPALMFRTRKKKWRSLGSLSQGSTNATVLDVAQTGGHKKRVRRSSFLNAKKLYEDAQMARKVKQYLSNLELEMDEESLQTLSLQCEPATNTLPKNPGDKKPVKSETSPVAPRAGSQQKAQAQPQPQQPPPPHKINQGLQVPAVSLYPSRKKVPVKDLPPFGIYSPQALKKILSLSEEGSLERHKKQAEDTVSNASSQLSSPPTSPQSSPRKGYALAPSGTVDNFSDSGHSEISSRSSIVSNSSFDSVPVSLHDERRQRHSVSIVETNLGVGRMERRTVIEPDQYSLGSYAPMSESRGLYATATVISSPSTEELSQDQGDRASLDAADSGRGSWTSCSSGSHDNIQTIQHQRSWETLPFGHTHFDYSGDPAGLWASSSHMDQLMFSDHSTKYNRQNQSRESLEQAQSRASWASSTGYWGEDSEGDTGTIKRRGGKDVSIEAESSSITSVTTEEAKPVPTPAHIAVTSSTTKGLIVRKEGRYREPPPTPPGYIGIPITDFPEGHSHPARKPPDYNVALQRSRMVARPTDTAGPSPAQQTHGPPASGRPVNKPQWHKPNECDPRLAPYQSQGFSTEEDEDEQVSAV, encoded by the exons GCCACAGAAAGCGAGGCTGGTGATATGGACCTGAGTGGGTTGCCAGAAACAGCAGTGGATTCTGAGGacgatgatgatgaagaagacaTTGAGAGGGCATCAGATCCTCTGATGAGCAGGGACATTGTGAGAGACTGCCTAGAGAAGGATCCAATTGACAGGACAGATGATGACATTG AACAACTCTTAGAATTTATGCACCAATTGCCTGCTTTTGCCAATATGACTATGTCAGTGAGACGAGAACTTTGTGCTGTTATGGTGTTTGCAGTCGTGGAAAGAGCTGGGACCATAGTGCTAAATGATGGTGAAGAG CTGGATTCCTGGTCAGTGATTCTGAATGGTTCTGTGGAAGTAACTTATCCAGATGGAAAAGCAGAAATATTATGTATGGGAAATAGTTTTGGTGTCTCTCCTACCATGGACAAAGAATACATGAAAGGAGTAATGAGAACAAAGGTGGATGACTGCCAG TTTGTCTGCATAGCCCAGCAAGATTACTGCCGTATTCTCAACCAAGTAGAAAAGAACATGCAAAAAgttgaggaggaaggagaaattgTTATGGTAAAAGAACACCGAGAACTTGATAGGACCGGAACAAGAAAGGGACACATCGTCATTAAG GGCACCTCAGAAAGATTAACGATGCATTTGGTGGAAGAGCATTCAGTGGTGGATCCAACATTCATAGAAGACTTCCTGTTGACCTACAGGACTTTTCTTTCTAGCCCAATGGAAGTGGGCAAAAAGTTATTGGAGTGGTTTAATGACCCGAGCCTCAGGGATAAG GTTACACGGGTAGTATTATTGTGGGTGAATAATCACTTCAATGACTTTGAAGGAGATCCTGCGATGACTCGATTTCtagaagaatttgaaaataaccTGGAAAGAGAG AAAATGGGCGGACATCTAAGGCTGTTAAATATTGCATGTGCGGCTAAAGCAAAAAGAAGATTGATGACATTAACAAAACCATCCCGAGAAGCTCCTTTGCCTTTTATCTTACTTGGTGGCTCAGAGAAGGGATTTGGAATCTTTGTTGACAGTGTAGATTCAGGTAGCAAAGCAACCGAAGCAGGCTTGAAACGAGGGGATCAG atattagAAGTAAATGGgcaaaactttgaaaatattcagCTGTCAAAAGCCATGGAAATTCTCAGaaataacacacatttatcaATCACTGTGAAAACCAATTTATTTG tatTTAAAGAACTGCTAACAAGATtgtcagaagagaaaagaaatggtgCCCCTCACCTTCCTAAAATTGGAGACATCAAAAAGGCCAGCCGCTACTCCATTCCAGATCTCGCTGTAGATGTAGAACAGGTGATAGgacttgaaaaagtaaataaaaaaagtaaagctaACACCGTTGGAGGAAGAAACAAGCTAAAAAAGATACTTGACAAGACTCGGATCAGTATCTTGCCACAGAAACCATATAA tGATATTGGGATTGGTCAGTCTCAGGATGACAGCATAGTAGGATTAAGGCAGACCAAGCACATTCCAACGGCATTGCCCGTCAGTGGAACCTTGTCCTCCAGTAATCCCGATTTATTGCAGTCACATCATCGCATTTTAGACTTCAGTACTACTCCTG acTTGCCAGATCAAGTGTTAAGGGTTTTTAAAGCTGATCAGCAAAGCCGATACATCATGATCAGTAAGGACACCACAGCGAAGGAAGTAGTCATTCAGGCCATCAGGGAGTTTGCTGTGACTGCCACTCCGGATCAGTATTCGCTGTGTGAGGTCTCTGTCACACCTGAGGGTGTAATCAAACAAAGAAGACTCCCAGATCAGCTTTCCAAACTTGCTGATAGAATTCAGCTGAGTGGAAG GTATTACTTGAAAAACAACATGGAGACAGAAACTCTTTGTTCAGATGAAGATGCTCAGGAGCTGTTGAGGGAGAGTCAAATTTCCCTCCTGCAGCTCAGTACTGTTGAAGTGGCCACACAGCTCTCTATGCGGAACTTTGAACTTTTCCGTAACATTGAACCTACTGAATACATAGATGATTTATTTAAACTCAAATCAAAAACCAGCTGTGCCAACCTGAAGAAATTTGAAGAAGTAATTAACCAAGAAACATTTTGGGTAGCATCTGAAATTCTGAGAGAGACAAACCAGCTGAAGAGGATGAAGATCATTAAGCATTTCATCAAGATAGCACTACACTGCAGGGAATGCAAGAATTTTAACTCAATGTTTGCAATCATCAG tggcCTAAATTTGGCACCAGTGGCAAGACTACGAACCACCTGGGAAAAACTTCCCAATAAATACGAAAAGCTGTTTCAAGATCTCCAAGACTTGTTTGATCCCTCCAGAAACATGGCAAAATATCGCAATGTCCTCAACAGTCAAAACCTGCAGCCTCCCATAATCCCTCTATTCCCAGTTATCAAGAAGGATCTCACATTCCTTCATGAAG GAAATGACTCAAAAGTTGATGGGCTAGTCAATTTTGAGAAGCTAAGGATGATTGCAAAAGAAATTCGTCATGTTGGCCGAATGGCTTCAGTTAACATGGACCCTGCCCTCATGTTCAGGACTCG gaagaagaaatggaggaGTTTGGG GTCTCTCAGCCAGGGTAGTACAAATGCAACAGTGCTAGACGTTGCTCAGACAGGTGGTCATAAAAAGCGGGTACGTCGTAGTTCCTTTCTCAATGCCAAAAAGCTTTACGAAGACGCCCAAATGGCTCGAAAAGTCAAGCAGTACCTGTCCAATTTGGAGCTAGAAATGGATGAGGAGAGTCTGCAGACCTTATCACTGCAGTGTGAGCCAGCAACCAACACAT TGCCTAAGAATCCTGGTGACAAAAAGCCGGTCAAGTCTGAGACCTCCCCAGTGGCTCCAAGGGCAGGGTCGCAACAGAAAGCACAAGCCCAGCCACAGCCCCAACAGCCACCGCCACCACATAAAATCAACCAAGGACTGCAGGTTCCTGCTGTGTCCCTTTATCCCTCTCGAAAGAAAGTACCCGTAAAGGATCTCCCACCTTTTG gcATATACTCTCCACaagctttaaagaaaattctttctttgtctgaagAAGGAAGTCTGGAGCGTCataaaaaacaagcagaagacaCTGTGTCAAACGCATCTTCCCAGCTTTCTTCTCCTCCCACTTCTCCACAGAGTTCTCCAAGGAAAG GCTACGCTCTGGCTCCCAGTGGTACTGTGGATAATTTCTCAGATTCTGGTCACAGTGAGATTTCTTCACGATCCAGTATTGTCAGCAATTCTTCCTTTGACTCAGTGCCAGTCTCGCTGCATGATGAGAGGCGCCAGAGGCATTCTGTCAGCATTGTGGAGACAAACCTCGGTGTGGGCAGGATGGAAAGGCGGACTGTGATTGAACCAGACCAGTACAGCTTAGG GTCCTATGCACCAATGTCTGAGAGCCGAGGCTTGTATGCTACAGCTACAGTAATTTCTTCCCCAAGCACAGAGGAACTTTCCCAAGACCAAGGGGATCGTGCGTCACTCGATGCCGCCGACAGTGGCCGTGGGAGCTGGACGTCGTGCTCAAGTGGCTCACATGATAATATACAGACCATTCAGCACCAGAGAAGCTGGGAAACACTTCCATTTGGGCACACTCACTTTGATTATTCAGGGGATCCTGCAGGTTTATGGGCCTCAAGTAGCCATATGGACCAACTTATGTTTTCTGATCACAGCACAAAGTACAACAGGCAAAATCAAAGTAGAGAGAGTCTTGAACAAGCCCAATCCCGGGCAAGCTGGGCATCTTCCACAGGATACTGGGGAGAAGACTCGGAAGGTGACACAGGCACAATAAAGCGAAGGGGTGGAAAAGATGTTTCCATTGAAGCCGAAAGCAGTAGCATCACCTCTGTGACCACAGAAGAAGCCAAACCTGTTCCTACGCCGGCCCACATAGCTGTGACGTCGAGTACTACAAAGGGACTTATTG TGCGGAAGGAGGGCAGGTATCGAGAGCCCCCGCCCACCCCTCCAGGCTACATTGGAATCCCCATCACTGACTTTCCAGAAGGACATTCCCATCCTGCCAGGAAACCTCCGGACTACAACGTGGCACTTCAGAGATCTCGGATGGTCGCCCGACCCACCGACACAGCTGGGCCTTCGCCTGCACAGCAGACACACGGGCCTCCAGCGAGCGGCAGGCCAGTGAACAAACCGCAGTGGCATAAGCCCAATGAGTGTGACCCGCGCCTCGCCCCCTACCAGTCTCAAGGGTTTTCCACCGAGGAGGATG AAGATGAACAAGTATCTGCTGTTTGA
- the RAPGEF2 gene encoding rap guanine nucleotide exchange factor 2 isoform X12: MKPLAVPANHGVMGQQEKHSLPADFTKLHLTDSLHPQVTHVSSSHSGCSITSDSGSSSLSDIYQATESEAGDMDLSGLPETAVDSEDDDDEEDIERASDPLMSRDIVRDCLEKDPIDRTDDDIEQLLEFMHQLPAFANMTMSVRRELCAVMVFAVVERAGTIVLNDGEELDSWSVILNGSVEVTYPDGKAEILCMGNSFGVSPTMDKEYMKGVMRTKVDDCQFVCIAQQDYCRILNQVEKNMQKVEEEGEIVMVKEHRELDRTGTRKGHIVIKGTSERLTMHLVEEHSVVDPTFIEDFLLTYRTFLSSPMEVGKKLLEWFNDPSLRDKVTRVVLLWVNNHFNDFEGDPAMTRFLEEFENNLEREKMGGHLRLLNIACAAKAKRRLMTLTKPSREAPLPFILLGGSEKGFGIFVDSVDSGSKATEAGLKRGDQILEVNGQNFENIQLSKAMEILRNNTHLSITVKTNLFVFKELLTRLSEEKRNGAPHLPKIGDIKKASRYSIPDLAVDVEQVIGLEKVNKKSKANTVGGRNKLKKILDKTRISILPQKPYNDIGIGQSQDDSIVGLRQTKHIPTALPVSGTLSSSNPDLLQSHHRILDFSTTPDLPDQVLRVFKADQQSRYIMISKDTTAKEVVIQAIREFAVTATPDQYSLCEVSVTPEGVIKQRRLPDQLSKLADRIQLSGRYYLKNNMETETLCSDEDAQELLRESQISLLQLSTVEVATQLSMRNFELFRNIEPTEYIDDLFKLKSKTSCANLKKFEEVINQETFWVASEILRETNQLKRMKIIKHFIKIALHCRECKNFNSMFAIISGLNLAPVARLRTTWEKLPNKYEKLFQDLQDLFDPSRNMAKYRNVLNSQNLQPPIIPLFPVIKKDLTFLHEGNDSKVDGLVNFEKLRMIAKEIRHVGRMASVNMDPALMFRTRKKKWRSLGSLSQGSTNATVLDVAQTGGHKKRVRRSSFLNAKKLYEDAQMARKVKQYLSNLELEMDEESLQTLSLQCEPATNTLPKNPGDKKPVKSETSPVAPRAGSQQKAQAQPQPQQPPPPHKINQGLQVPAVSLYPSRKKVPVKDLPPFGIYSPQALKKILSLSEEGSLERHKKQAEDTVSNASSQLSSPPTSPQSSPRKGGSDNQLRSFGSGQLDLTSSSSSLGSENSNKNNNAPRTYGIGYALAPSGTVDNFSDSGHSEISSRSSIVSNSSFDSVPVSLHDERRQRHSVSIVETNLGVGRMERRTVIEPDQYSLGSYAPMSESRGLYATATVISSPSTEELSQDQGDRASLDAADSGRGSWTSCSSGSHDNIQTIQHQRSWETLPFGHTHFDYSGDPAGLWASSSHMDQLMFSDHSTKYNRQNQSRESLEQAQSRASWASSTGYWGEDSEGDTGTIKRRGGKDVSIEAESSSITSVTTEEAKPVPTPAHIAVTSSTTKGLIVRKEGRYREPPPTPPGYIGIPITDFPEGHSHPARKPPDYNVALQRSRMVARPTDTAGPSPAQQTHGPPASGRPVNKPQWHKPNECDPRLAPYQSQGFSTEEDEDEQVSAV, translated from the exons GCCACAGAAAGCGAGGCTGGTGATATGGACCTGAGTGGGTTGCCAGAAACAGCAGTGGATTCTGAGGacgatgatgatgaagaagacaTTGAGAGGGCATCAGATCCTCTGATGAGCAGGGACATTGTGAGAGACTGCCTAGAGAAGGATCCAATTGACAGGACAGATGATGACATTG AACAACTCTTAGAATTTATGCACCAATTGCCTGCTTTTGCCAATATGACTATGTCAGTGAGACGAGAACTTTGTGCTGTTATGGTGTTTGCAGTCGTGGAAAGAGCTGGGACCATAGTGCTAAATGATGGTGAAGAG CTGGATTCCTGGTCAGTGATTCTGAATGGTTCTGTGGAAGTAACTTATCCAGATGGAAAAGCAGAAATATTATGTATGGGAAATAGTTTTGGTGTCTCTCCTACCATGGACAAAGAATACATGAAAGGAGTAATGAGAACAAAGGTGGATGACTGCCAG TTTGTCTGCATAGCCCAGCAAGATTACTGCCGTATTCTCAACCAAGTAGAAAAGAACATGCAAAAAgttgaggaggaaggagaaattgTTATGGTAAAAGAACACCGAGAACTTGATAGGACCGGAACAAGAAAGGGACACATCGTCATTAAG GGCACCTCAGAAAGATTAACGATGCATTTGGTGGAAGAGCATTCAGTGGTGGATCCAACATTCATAGAAGACTTCCTGTTGACCTACAGGACTTTTCTTTCTAGCCCAATGGAAGTGGGCAAAAAGTTATTGGAGTGGTTTAATGACCCGAGCCTCAGGGATAAG GTTACACGGGTAGTATTATTGTGGGTGAATAATCACTTCAATGACTTTGAAGGAGATCCTGCGATGACTCGATTTCtagaagaatttgaaaataaccTGGAAAGAGAG AAAATGGGCGGACATCTAAGGCTGTTAAATATTGCATGTGCGGCTAAAGCAAAAAGAAGATTGATGACATTAACAAAACCATCCCGAGAAGCTCCTTTGCCTTTTATCTTACTTGGTGGCTCAGAGAAGGGATTTGGAATCTTTGTTGACAGTGTAGATTCAGGTAGCAAAGCAACCGAAGCAGGCTTGAAACGAGGGGATCAG atattagAAGTAAATGGgcaaaactttgaaaatattcagCTGTCAAAAGCCATGGAAATTCTCAGaaataacacacatttatcaATCACTGTGAAAACCAATTTATTTG tatTTAAAGAACTGCTAACAAGATtgtcagaagagaaaagaaatggtgCCCCTCACCTTCCTAAAATTGGAGACATCAAAAAGGCCAGCCGCTACTCCATTCCAGATCTCGCTGTAGATGTAGAACAGGTGATAGgacttgaaaaagtaaataaaaaaagtaaagctaACACCGTTGGAGGAAGAAACAAGCTAAAAAAGATACTTGACAAGACTCGGATCAGTATCTTGCCACAGAAACCATATAA tGATATTGGGATTGGTCAGTCTCAGGATGACAGCATAGTAGGATTAAGGCAGACCAAGCACATTCCAACGGCATTGCCCGTCAGTGGAACCTTGTCCTCCAGTAATCCCGATTTATTGCAGTCACATCATCGCATTTTAGACTTCAGTACTACTCCTG acTTGCCAGATCAAGTGTTAAGGGTTTTTAAAGCTGATCAGCAAAGCCGATACATCATGATCAGTAAGGACACCACAGCGAAGGAAGTAGTCATTCAGGCCATCAGGGAGTTTGCTGTGACTGCCACTCCGGATCAGTATTCGCTGTGTGAGGTCTCTGTCACACCTGAGGGTGTAATCAAACAAAGAAGACTCCCAGATCAGCTTTCCAAACTTGCTGATAGAATTCAGCTGAGTGGAAG GTATTACTTGAAAAACAACATGGAGACAGAAACTCTTTGTTCAGATGAAGATGCTCAGGAGCTGTTGAGGGAGAGTCAAATTTCCCTCCTGCAGCTCAGTACTGTTGAAGTGGCCACACAGCTCTCTATGCGGAACTTTGAACTTTTCCGTAACATTGAACCTACTGAATACATAGATGATTTATTTAAACTCAAATCAAAAACCAGCTGTGCCAACCTGAAGAAATTTGAAGAAGTAATTAACCAAGAAACATTTTGGGTAGCATCTGAAATTCTGAGAGAGACAAACCAGCTGAAGAGGATGAAGATCATTAAGCATTTCATCAAGATAGCACTACACTGCAGGGAATGCAAGAATTTTAACTCAATGTTTGCAATCATCAG tggcCTAAATTTGGCACCAGTGGCAAGACTACGAACCACCTGGGAAAAACTTCCCAATAAATACGAAAAGCTGTTTCAAGATCTCCAAGACTTGTTTGATCCCTCCAGAAACATGGCAAAATATCGCAATGTCCTCAACAGTCAAAACCTGCAGCCTCCCATAATCCCTCTATTCCCAGTTATCAAGAAGGATCTCACATTCCTTCATGAAG GAAATGACTCAAAAGTTGATGGGCTAGTCAATTTTGAGAAGCTAAGGATGATTGCAAAAGAAATTCGTCATGTTGGCCGAATGGCTTCAGTTAACATGGACCCTGCCCTCATGTTCAGGACTCG gaagaagaaatggaggaGTTTGGG GTCTCTCAGCCAGGGTAGTACAAATGCAACAGTGCTAGACGTTGCTCAGACAGGTGGTCATAAAAAGCGGGTACGTCGTAGTTCCTTTCTCAATGCCAAAAAGCTTTACGAAGACGCCCAAATGGCTCGAAAAGTCAAGCAGTACCTGTCCAATTTGGAGCTAGAAATGGATGAGGAGAGTCTGCAGACCTTATCACTGCAGTGTGAGCCAGCAACCAACACAT TGCCTAAGAATCCTGGTGACAAAAAGCCGGTCAAGTCTGAGACCTCCCCAGTGGCTCCAAGGGCAGGGTCGCAACAGAAAGCACAAGCCCAGCCACAGCCCCAACAGCCACCGCCACCACATAAAATCAACCAAGGACTGCAGGTTCCTGCTGTGTCCCTTTATCCCTCTCGAAAGAAAGTACCCGTAAAGGATCTCCCACCTTTTG gcATATACTCTCCACaagctttaaagaaaattctttctttgtctgaagAAGGAAGTCTGGAGCGTCataaaaaacaagcagaagacaCTGTGTCAAACGCATCTTCCCAGCTTTCTTCTCCTCCCACTTCTCCACAGAGTTCTCCAAGGAAAG GTGGCAGTGACAATCAGCTGAGATCTTTTGGCTCCGGGCAGTTGGACTTAACcagttcctcctcttctcttggAAGTGAGAACAGTAACAAGAATAACAATGCTCCACGGACCTATGGGATAG GCTACGCTCTGGCTCCCAGTGGTACTGTGGATAATTTCTCAGATTCTGGTCACAGTGAGATTTCTTCACGATCCAGTATTGTCAGCAATTCTTCCTTTGACTCAGTGCCAGTCTCGCTGCATGATGAGAGGCGCCAGAGGCATTCTGTCAGCATTGTGGAGACAAACCTCGGTGTGGGCAGGATGGAAAGGCGGACTGTGATTGAACCAGACCAGTACAGCTTAGG GTCCTATGCACCAATGTCTGAGAGCCGAGGCTTGTATGCTACAGCTACAGTAATTTCTTCCCCAAGCACAGAGGAACTTTCCCAAGACCAAGGGGATCGTGCGTCACTCGATGCCGCCGACAGTGGCCGTGGGAGCTGGACGTCGTGCTCAAGTGGCTCACATGATAATATACAGACCATTCAGCACCAGAGAAGCTGGGAAACACTTCCATTTGGGCACACTCACTTTGATTATTCAGGGGATCCTGCAGGTTTATGGGCCTCAAGTAGCCATATGGACCAACTTATGTTTTCTGATCACAGCACAAAGTACAACAGGCAAAATCAAAGTAGAGAGAGTCTTGAACAAGCCCAATCCCGGGCAAGCTGGGCATCTTCCACAGGATACTGGGGAGAAGACTCGGAAGGTGACACAGGCACAATAAAGCGAAGGGGTGGAAAAGATGTTTCCATTGAAGCCGAAAGCAGTAGCATCACCTCTGTGACCACAGAAGAAGCCAAACCTGTTCCTACGCCGGCCCACATAGCTGTGACGTCGAGTACTACAAAGGGACTTATTG TGCGGAAGGAGGGCAGGTATCGAGAGCCCCCGCCCACCCCTCCAGGCTACATTGGAATCCCCATCACTGACTTTCCAGAAGGACATTCCCATCCTGCCAGGAAACCTCCGGACTACAACGTGGCACTTCAGAGATCTCGGATGGTCGCCCGACCCACCGACACAGCTGGGCCTTCGCCTGCACAGCAGACACACGGGCCTCCAGCGAGCGGCAGGCCAGTGAACAAACCGCAGTGGCATAAGCCCAATGAGTGTGACCCGCGCCTCGCCCCCTACCAGTCTCAAGGGTTTTCCACCGAGGAGGATG AAGATGAACAAGTATCTGCTGTTTGA